ATCTTTTCTTCAAGAAGTTTCTCTTTAGTAACACATTCCTTTGCAACACCATGAATATAAGCATATCGTTTCTCTACTATAAAATTTTCAATATCAGGGCAAAGACTCTCCAACTTGTTAATTATTTTTTCTACTGTGGAGTAGACACCTTCTTTTTGTAGTTTCTGAATAAATTCCGCATCTTTTTCTATCAAACGAATTGCAAAGAAACGGAAAGGGTAGGGCGGGGTAAACTCTTTTATAATTGGTTGTAGTTCAGAAATTACTTCTTCTACCTCTTTTCCGTAATTGATTTTTATACTTTTTTTCTCCGTTAATACAGCGGAAGAATGTATCAAATCTTTTAGTTCAGATATTCCAATATTCTTGTTTGCAGTTGTTAGAACAAACTTAATACCCATTATATTTTCAAGCTGTTTTATGTTAATATTGATTCCTTTCTTTTCAGCAGCGTCACACATATTTACAGCAACAATAACATTCTGTTCAAGTTCAAGCATAAGGGTAACAAGGTATAGGCTTCTTTCGAGGTTGGTTGCATCGGCAACAACTACAACAGTATCGGCATTCTTTTTAACAAGTATGTCTCTGGCAATTTTTTCGTCTTCGGTAAAAGATGTAAGAGAATAGGTTCCAGGAAGGTCCATAACTTTGTATCTTGTGTCGTTATGAGTAAAAAAACCTTCTTTTATTTCTACTGTAACACCAGGCCAATTGCCTGTCTTTTGATGTAAACCAGTCAAAGAATTGAAAAGGGTAGTTTTTCCAGTGTTGGGGTTGCCTGTAAGAATAATTGTTTTTTCTTTCATATTAAACGTCCTCTGCTAAGTTTTAAAGGGATAACTGATACACACATTGCAATGCCTTGCCCTATACCTATGCTGGTTTCACCTTTTTTAAAAATTACAGGTCCAGGGGAAGATTTAGTTACTTCTATAATATCTCCAACAAAAATACCAAGTGTGGTTAAACGCCTCTTTGCTTCAGGACATTCTAACCCAATTCTTACTATTCTGTAATATCCATTGACAGCACTATTTAATCTCAACATTTGAGTTTCTCCTTAAAAAGTTAGTCTTGTCTAACAAAGTTAGTTAACCCTTATTTTACCTCAGTTTTTTTGTTCTGTCAAGGGGGAAAAAAGTA
The sequence above is a segment of the bacterium genome. Coding sequences within it:
- a CDS encoding ferrous iron transport protein A — protein: MLRLNSAVNGYYRIVRIGLECPEAKRRLTTLGIFVGDIIEVTKSSPGPVIFKKGETSIGIGQGIAMCVSVIPLKLSRGRLI